A genomic region of Polyangiaceae bacterium contains the following coding sequences:
- a CDS encoding SAM-dependent methyltransferase produces the protein MRSDRPSFTSMAVAGMRAIYGELPAPLGAGPDPLATSVLPLPFLLPAQLVSLAHASPKAGTLLHRAFGAASFGLTYHVALRTRALDDALRDAVKAGTKQVVVLGAGLDGRAFRIPELEGVKVFEVDHPSTQRDKKARLSKARIEPIADVVFVPVDFERDKVDESLVEAGFSAGDRSFWIWEGVTAYLTRDAMTSTLRAITRVSPPGSRVALTYVRSPSKSADPAQPIIRKVARVIVHAGSAVLGVMGEPVRGVIDSEAMATLAQEAGFRLCSDESAADWAKRYWQGESPGPFEWERIAVLERMTS, from the coding sequence GTGCGTTCCGATCGTCCCAGTTTTACATCGATGGCCGTGGCAGGCATGCGTGCCATTTACGGCGAATTGCCGGCCCCTCTGGGAGCCGGCCCGGATCCGCTTGCGACGAGCGTCTTGCCATTGCCGTTTTTGCTTCCAGCGCAGCTCGTCTCGCTTGCTCACGCATCGCCAAAGGCCGGCACGCTTTTGCACCGCGCGTTCGGAGCCGCATCGTTTGGACTGACGTACCATGTGGCATTACGCACGCGGGCGCTCGACGATGCATTGCGCGATGCCGTAAAGGCGGGAACGAAGCAGGTCGTGGTGCTCGGCGCGGGGCTCGATGGCCGCGCTTTTCGCATTCCCGAGCTCGAGGGAGTGAAGGTATTCGAGGTGGATCACCCGAGCACGCAGCGTGATAAAAAGGCGCGCTTGTCGAAGGCCCGCATCGAGCCCATCGCGGATGTCGTGTTCGTTCCCGTTGATTTCGAGCGCGACAAAGTCGACGAATCGCTCGTCGAAGCGGGGTTTTCCGCAGGTGACCGTTCATTCTGGATTTGGGAGGGCGTCACGGCGTATTTGACGCGTGATGCAATGACTTCGACCCTTCGAGCGATAACGCGCGTGAGTCCGCCGGGAAGTCGCGTGGCGTTGACGTACGTGCGTTCGCCTTCAAAAAGCGCCGATCCTGCGCAACCGATCATTCGAAAAGTCGCGCGCGTCATCGTACACGCCGGGTCGGCCGTGCTCGGCGTAATGGGCGAGCCCGTTCGAGGGGTCATCGATTCGGAAGCCATGGCCACGCTCGCGCAGGAAGCGGGTTTTCGTCTTTGTTCTGACGAAAGCGCCGCCGACTGGGCGAAGCGGTATTGGCAGGGTGAGTCGCCCGGGCCGTTCGAATGGGAGCGTATCGCAGTGCTCGAACGAATGACTTCGTGA